From Alkalidesulfovibrio alkalitolerans DSM 16529, a single genomic window includes:
- the dsrJ gene encoding sulfate reduction electron transfer complex DsrMKJOP subunit DsrJ — MYNGGKILAGLIVFLALVTFPFWNNFGAKTWEQPELVYPPKDVATQCIESKEYMREKHMQLLNTWRDSVVRDTNRIYVSSLDHKEYDMSLQNTCMKCHDDKEKFCDRCHTTAAVSPYCWDCHIAPKPKGN; from the coding sequence ATGTACAACGGCGGAAAAATCCTCGCCGGGCTGATCGTCTTCCTGGCCCTGGTCACCTTCCCGTTCTGGAACAACTTCGGGGCCAAGACCTGGGAGCAGCCCGAGCTCGTCTATCCTCCCAAGGACGTCGCCACCCAGTGCATCGAGTCCAAGGAGTACATGCGCGAAAAGCACATGCAACTTCTCAACACGTGGCGCGACTCCGTGGTCCGCGATACAAACCGCATCTACGTGAGCAGCCTGGACCACAAGGAATACGACATGAGCCTGCAGAACACCTGCATGAAGTGTCACGACGACAAGGAAAAGTTCTGCGACCGGTGCCACACGACAGCGGCGGTGTCCCCCTACTGCTGGGACTGCCACATCGCGCCGAAGCCCAAGGGGAACTAG
- the dsrO gene encoding sulfate reduction electron transfer complex DsrMKJOP subunit DsrO, producing MNETRRTFLKYAGLSLAGLAALPAANAAAAYIPHTVHEKPNPDALKAKRWGMVIDTRRLNTEADFKPLIDACHKTHNVPTIEGPQEVKWLWTDDMHAVFPEQHGEFQHKEIEHKNFLLLCNHCYNPPCVRVCPTKATFKLKSGITMMDMHRCIGCRYCMAACPYGARSFNFKDPMPLIPEEDLNPAYPARTRGVVEKCTFCNDRLEKGMLPACVEASNGALLFGDLSDPSSPVRKALKENYSIVRKPNLGTQPSVYYII from the coding sequence ATGAACGAGACGAGACGCACCTTCCTCAAGTACGCAGGTCTGTCCCTGGCCGGGCTGGCCGCATTGCCCGCGGCTAACGCGGCCGCGGCCTACATCCCGCACACCGTGCACGAGAAGCCCAACCCCGACGCGCTCAAGGCCAAACGCTGGGGCATGGTCATCGACACTCGCAGGCTCAACACCGAGGCCGACTTCAAGCCGCTCATCGACGCCTGCCACAAGACCCACAACGTGCCCACCATCGAGGGGCCGCAGGAGGTCAAGTGGCTGTGGACCGACGACATGCACGCGGTCTTCCCCGAGCAGCACGGCGAGTTCCAGCACAAGGAGATCGAGCACAAGAACTTCCTGCTCCTGTGCAACCACTGCTACAACCCGCCCTGCGTGCGGGTCTGCCCCACCAAGGCGACCTTCAAGCTGAAGAGCGGCATCACCATGATGGACATGCACCGCTGCATCGGCTGCCGCTACTGCATGGCCGCCTGTCCCTACGGCGCGCGGTCCTTCAACTTCAAGGACCCCATGCCGCTGATTCCCGAAGAGGATCTGAACCCCGCCTATCCCGCCAGGACGCGCGGCGTGGTGGAGAAGTGCACCTTCTGCAACGACCGGCTGGAAAAGGGCATGCTGCCCGCCTGCGTGGAGGCCTCCAACGGGGCGCTGCTTTTCGGCGACCTGAGCGACCCCTCGTCGCCGGTGCGCAAGGCGCTCAAGGAGAACTACTCCATCGTCCGCAAACCGAACCTGGGCACGCAGCCCAGCGTCTATTACATCATCTAG
- the dsrP gene encoding sulfate reduction electron transfer complex DsrMKJOP subunit DsrP: MLETALKGNSRYWGWIALLLIIMGVGGATWVWQLQEGLTITGLSRDVSWGFYVAQLTYMVGVAAAAVMLVLPYYFHHYKEFKNMIILAEFQAVGAIIICMGSIVVDLGQPQRMLNVILHPTPNSVLFWDMVVLNGYLFLNLLIGWVTLMHQRNNMLPPKWVKPLVYLSIVWAVSIHTVTAFLYQGLPGRHLWFTAILAPRFLASAFCAGPAILLLVAMVVEKVSNFRVGEEAKKAMAKIIVYAMCINIFLFLCEVFTAFYSGVPGHKHPIEFLFGAWNANYVSVMMWIATLLAAFSLICLIPPKLRENQKLLPWALIALVIATYIDKGIGLLVGGFTPNPFEGFSFYAPTMPEIMITAAVYAAGAFVVTILYKVALAVKAETA, encoded by the coding sequence ATGCTTGAGACCGCGCTGAAAGGCAACTCCCGCTACTGGGGCTGGATCGCCCTCCTGCTGATCATCATGGGTGTCGGCGGAGCGACCTGGGTCTGGCAGCTTCAGGAGGGCCTGACCATCACCGGCCTGTCCCGCGACGTATCCTGGGGTTTCTATGTGGCCCAGCTGACCTACATGGTCGGCGTGGCCGCGGCCGCCGTGATGCTCGTGCTTCCGTACTATTTCCACCACTACAAAGAATTCAAGAACATGATCATCCTGGCCGAATTCCAGGCCGTGGGCGCGATCATCATCTGCATGGGCTCCATCGTGGTCGACCTCGGTCAGCCGCAGCGCATGCTGAACGTGATCCTGCATCCCACGCCGAACTCGGTCCTGTTCTGGGACATGGTGGTGCTCAACGGCTACCTGTTCCTGAACCTGCTCATCGGCTGGGTTACCCTGATGCACCAGCGCAACAACATGCTGCCGCCCAAGTGGGTCAAGCCCCTGGTCTACCTGTCCATCGTCTGGGCCGTCTCGATCCACACCGTGACAGCCTTCCTCTACCAGGGCCTGCCCGGCCGCCATCTGTGGTTCACGGCCATCCTGGCGCCGCGCTTCCTGGCCTCGGCCTTCTGCGCCGGTCCCGCCATCCTGCTGCTGGTGGCCATGGTCGTGGAGAAGGTGTCGAACTTCCGCGTGGGCGAAGAGGCCAAGAAGGCCATGGCCAAGATCATCGTCTACGCCATGTGCATCAACATCTTCCTCTTCCTGTGCGAAGTCTTCACGGCCTTCTACTCCGGCGTGCCCGGCCACAAGCATCCCATCGAGTTCCTGTTCGGCGCCTGGAACGCCAACTACGTGAGCGTGATGATGTGGATCGCCACGCTGCTGGCGGCCTTCTCGCTGATCTGCCTCATTCCGCCCAAGCTGCGTGAGAACCAGAAACTGCTGCCCTGGGCGCTGATCGCGCTGGTCATCGCCACCTACATCGACAAGGGCATCGGCCTGCTCGTGGGCGGCTTCACGCCGAACCCGTTCGAGGGCTTCTCGTTCTACGCCCCGACCATGCCCGAGATCATGATCACCGCCGCCGTGTACGCGGCCGGCGCGTTCGTCGTGACCATCCTCTACAAGGTCGCCCTGGCGGTGAAGGCCGAAACGGCCTGA
- the glmU gene encoding bifunctional UDP-N-acetylglucosamine diphosphorylase/glucosamine-1-phosphate N-acetyltransferase GlmU, with the protein MNDTTCALVLAAGKGTRMHAGAMPKVMMRILNEPMLWYVHRALTPVFGERLFTVVGHGAEHVTKAFPEHSDNFVAQEEQLGTGHALQVAWPRLKAAGFRYLVVVNGDTPLLKPQTLTRLLDEARREKAALAFLSIEAPEPNSFGRVLRDEDGRVVSIIEAKDYDPAKHGPAPTEVNAGLYFLDMKFVEPLLGWLSNRNAAREYYITDLVELAIADKNTVLAVNCGQDLSLLGINTPFELAEAEERLNADIVREHLNHGVRMHNPTACRIGPRVTIKPGARITGPCEIMGDAVVAEGAQVDAFTVITESWISEGARIRQFSHLEGAEVGPEAVVGPYARLRPGAILERESKVGNFVEMKKAVLGRGSKASHLTYLGDATVGEGVNIGAGTITCNYDGVKKHATVIEDGAFIGSNTALVAPVTVGAGALVGAGSTITRDVAPGHLAVSRAEQRQLKRRK; encoded by the coding sequence ATGAACGACACGACCTGCGCACTGGTCCTGGCCGCGGGCAAGGGCACCAGGATGCACGCGGGCGCGATGCCCAAGGTCATGATGCGCATTCTGAACGAGCCCATGCTGTGGTACGTGCACCGGGCCCTGACGCCGGTCTTCGGTGAGCGGCTGTTTACGGTGGTAGGGCACGGCGCCGAGCACGTGACCAAGGCCTTTCCCGAGCACTCGGACAATTTCGTGGCGCAAGAGGAGCAGCTCGGCACCGGCCACGCCTTGCAGGTGGCTTGGCCGCGACTCAAAGCCGCGGGGTTTCGCTATCTGGTGGTCGTCAACGGCGACACGCCGCTTCTGAAGCCTCAGACGTTGACACGACTCCTGGACGAGGCCCGGCGCGAGAAGGCGGCCCTGGCCTTCCTCTCCATCGAGGCCCCGGAGCCCAACTCCTTCGGCCGCGTGCTGCGCGACGAGGATGGGCGCGTGGTCTCGATCATCGAGGCCAAGGATTACGATCCCGCCAAGCACGGGCCCGCTCCCACGGAGGTCAACGCCGGGCTCTATTTCCTTGACATGAAATTCGTGGAGCCGTTGCTCGGCTGGCTCTCCAACCGCAACGCGGCCCGTGAATACTACATCACGGACCTCGTGGAACTGGCCATCGCCGACAAGAACACCGTTTTGGCCGTGAACTGCGGCCAGGATCTTTCGCTTTTGGGCATCAACACTCCGTTCGAGTTGGCCGAGGCCGAGGAGCGGTTGAATGCGGACATCGTGCGCGAGCATCTGAACCACGGCGTACGCATGCACAATCCAACGGCCTGCCGCATTGGCCCGCGCGTGACCATCAAGCCGGGCGCGCGCATCACCGGCCCCTGCGAGATCATGGGCGACGCAGTGGTGGCCGAGGGCGCGCAGGTGGACGCCTTCACTGTCATCACCGAGTCGTGGATCTCGGAGGGAGCGCGGATACGGCAATTCTCGCACCTGGAAGGCGCGGAGGTCGGCCCCGAGGCCGTGGTCGGCCCTTACGCGCGTCTGCGGCCCGGCGCGATCCTCGAACGGGAGTCCAAGGTCGGCAACTTCGTGGAGATGAAGAAGGCAGTGCTCGGACGCGGCTCCAAGGCAAGCCACCTGACCTACCTCGGCGACGCCACAGTGGGCGAGGGGGTGAACATCGGCGCGGGCACCATCACCTGCAACTACGACGGCGTGAAGAAACACGCCACGGTCATCGAGGATGGGGCGTTCATCGGCAGCAACACGGCCCTGGTTGCCCCGGTGACCGTGGGCGCGGGCGCGCTCGTCGGCGCGGGCTCGACCATCACCAGGGATGTCGCGCCGGGACATCTGGCCGTGAGCCGGGCCGAACAACGACAATTGAAGCGGCGCAAATAA
- the zapA gene encoding cell division protein ZapA, with translation MPQYTLNVLGLEIRFKTDADEGRVDAAKALVEDLFNQISQGGKNINKEILLTVLALSLADDVLQAKSELRSIESKLGSLLKID, from the coding sequence ATGCCTCAGTACACGCTGAACGTTCTCGGACTGGAGATCCGTTTCAAGACCGACGCGGACGAGGGCCGTGTGGACGCGGCCAAAGCCCTCGTGGAGGACTTGTTCAACCAGATCAGTCAGGGCGGGAAGAACATAAACAAGGAGATCCTGCTGACGGTTTTGGCCTTGAGTTTGGCCGACGATGTGCTGCAGGCAAAAAGCGAACTGCGGTCCATCGAGTCGAAATTGGGCTCGCTTTTGAAGATAGATTGA
- the rny gene encoding ribonuclease Y yields MDATIVIVLAVGLVGGAAAGYVLHRIIEAKRLAEAKDLAQRILEEARKEAQVTKEDVLVQGQKELLQEKKEQEREIKERENALKAKEQKLMAKEERLEAKLETATQKEASVIELEKRLARQERELDDREVTLARREEEHEHRLEEVAGLTAEEARQRLMQEIESRTRHEAAKMIRAIEMEAKEVGDKKAKEVIALAINRYAGDFVAEQTVTAVTLPSEEMKGRIIGREGRNIRALEAATGVDLIIDDTPETVILSAYSPLRREIAKQSLERLITDGRIHPARIEDIVAKVEKEMEVKLRQIGEQATFDVGVHGIHPDLVRLLGQLQYRTSYSQNVLQHSIEVAFLCGVMAAELGLDEKRAKRAGLLHDIGKAVDHEIEGPHAVIGADLAKKYSEHRDIVNAIAAHHEDQAPETIMAILVQAADALSGARPGARKELLQNYVKRLEDLENIAKDFEGVSKAYAIQAGREIRVMVEPDRVSDDRTYMLCKDIAKQIEDNLTYPGQIKVTVIREKRASEYAK; encoded by the coding sequence ATGGACGCAACCATTGTCATCGTACTCGCCGTCGGCCTCGTCGGCGGAGCCGCGGCAGGCTACGTTCTGCATCGGATCATTGAGGCCAAGCGTCTTGCCGAGGCCAAGGATCTGGCCCAGCGCATCCTCGAAGAAGCGCGCAAGGAAGCCCAAGTCACCAAGGAAGACGTGCTCGTTCAGGGTCAAAAGGAGCTTTTGCAGGAGAAGAAAGAGCAAGAGCGCGAAATCAAGGAGCGCGAGAACGCCCTCAAAGCCAAGGAGCAAAAGCTCATGGCCAAGGAGGAGCGCCTGGAGGCCAAGCTTGAGACCGCGACCCAGAAGGAGGCCAGCGTTATCGAGCTCGAAAAGAGACTGGCCCGCCAAGAGCGTGAACTCGACGACCGCGAGGTGACCTTGGCCAGACGCGAGGAGGAGCACGAGCACCGCCTCGAAGAGGTCGCCGGTCTAACCGCCGAGGAGGCCCGCCAGCGTCTGATGCAGGAGATTGAGTCGCGCACCCGTCACGAGGCCGCCAAGATGATCCGGGCTATCGAGATGGAGGCCAAGGAGGTCGGCGACAAGAAGGCCAAGGAGGTCATCGCCCTGGCCATCAACCGCTATGCGGGCGATTTCGTGGCCGAGCAGACCGTGACCGCCGTGACCCTGCCTTCCGAGGAGATGAAGGGGCGCATCATCGGCCGCGAGGGCCGCAACATCCGCGCCCTGGAGGCCGCCACCGGCGTGGACCTGATCATCGACGACACCCCCGAGACCGTGATTCTTTCCGCCTACTCGCCGCTGCGCCGCGAGATCGCCAAGCAGTCTCTGGAGCGCCTCATCACCGACGGCCGCATCCACCCGGCGCGCATCGAGGATATCGTGGCCAAGGTCGAGAAGGAGATGGAAGTCAAGCTGCGTCAGATCGGCGAGCAGGCCACCTTCGACGTGGGCGTGCACGGCATCCATCCCGACCTCGTGCGGCTGCTCGGACAACTGCAATACCGCACCAGTTACTCGCAAAACGTCCTGCAGCACTCCATCGAGGTTGCCTTTCTGTGTGGCGTCATGGCCGCCGAGCTCGGCCTGGACGAGAAGCGGGCCAAGCGCGCTGGTCTTCTGCACGATATCGGCAAGGCCGTGGACCACGAGATCGAGGGGCCGCATGCGGTCATCGGCGCGGATTTGGCCAAGAAGTACAGCGAGCACCGCGATATAGTGAATGCCATCGCCGCACACCACGAGGACCAGGCCCCGGAGACCATCATGGCCATTCTGGTGCAGGCCGCGGACGCACTTTCCGGCGCACGGCCCGGCGCGCGCAAGGAGCTTTTGCAGAACTACGTGAAACGGCTGGAGGATCTGGAGAACATCGCCAAGGATTTCGAGGGGGTCTCCAAGGCCTACGCCATTCAGGCGGGCCGCGAGATTCGGGTCATGGTCGAGCCCGACCGCGTTTCGGACGACCGCACGTACATGTTGTGCAAGGACATCGCCAAGCAGATCGAGGACAACCTGACCTACCCCGGACAGATCAAGGTCACGGTCATCCGCGAGAAGCGCGCCTCGGAATACGCCAAGTAG